A region of Triplophysa rosa linkage group LG16, Trosa_1v2, whole genome shotgun sequence DNA encodes the following proteins:
- the si:ch73-196l6.5 gene encoding riboflavin transporter 2 isoform X1 yields MSVLTHVLACLFGMGSWVTICGLWVEIPLIVSHTPEGWYLPSYLSVIVQIANIGPLFVTLMHRFRPGTLKETAVIYFIVSFGILASFLLAFFWSERVEVQGVDRSVPLLLLTFFISIVDCTSSVTFLPFMMQLKTKYLTTYYIGEGLSGLVPALVAMVQGVGVMDCVNASQILGSNETLLQHYQPANFSVEAYFFLLTAMMVVCLVAFVLLNNHPAVLKEHETKHNNAGDSISQWKTKRTEQKPMIGFHRGHDKPKSSFGTGKYSWLQVVYIYVILAWVNGLTNTLLPSVQSYSCLPYGNQAYHWSATMANVANPVACFITMFYLRRSLVLLGLLTSVGSLIGVYIMGVAVSSPCPLLVNETSGAVLMVLAWFFFIFILSFVKVIIAVILRDEGHSALVWCGAVVQIGSMLGAVTMFPLVNVYDLFTSGDPCNKHCI; encoded by the exons ATGTCCGTCCTCACTCATGTTTTGGCCTGCCTGTTTGGCATGGGATCCTGGGTCACCATCTGTGGGCTTTGGGTGGAGATTCCTCTAATCGTTTCACATACCCCTGAGGGCTGGTATCTTCCATCCTACCTCTCCGTTATCGTCCAAATTGCCAACATCGGCCCTCTATTTGTGACGTTAATGCATCGGTTCCGTCCAGGAACTCTTAAAGAAACGGCAGTTATCTATTTTATTGTAAGTTTTGGTATTCTGGCCAGCTTCTTACTGGCGTTCTTCTGGAGCGAGAGGGTCGAAGTGCAAGGTGTGGATCGAAGCGTTCCCCTCCTGCTTCTAACCTTCTTCATCTCCATCGTGGACTGCACTTCATCTGTGACTTTCCTTCCCTTCATGATGCAGCTCAAGACAAAATATCTGACCACGTATTATATAGGAGAAGGTCTGAGCGGTCTTGTGCCAGCTCTGGTTGCGATGGTGCAGGGTGTAGGTGTCATGGATTGCGTCAATGCATCTCAGATCCTCGGATCCAATGAAACGCTGCTTCAGCAT TACCAGCCTGCCAACTTTTCAGTTGAAGCCTATTTTTTCTTGCTGACGGCCATGATGGTGGTTTGTTTGGTAGCTTTTGTACTTTTAAACAACCATCCAGCCGTGCTTAAAGAACATGAAACTAAACACAACAATGCTGGAGACTCCATATCACAATGGAAAACCAAAAGAACTGAACAGAAACCGATGATTGGTTTTCATAGGGGTCATGACAAGCCCAAGAGCAGTTTTGGGACAGGGAAGTACAGCTGGTTACAGGTGGTGTACATCTACGTTATCCTAGCCTGGGTGAACGGTCTGACAAATACTCTTCTGCCATCGGTTCAGTCATACTCATGTCTACCCTACGGAAACCAGGCTTATCACTGGTCTGCCACTATGGCGAATGTTGCCAATCCTGTGGCCTGCTTCATCACCATGTTTTATCTTCGAAG GTCTTTAGTGTTGCTGGGTCTTCTCACTTCAGTTGGGTCTCTTATTGGAGTTTACATTATGGGTGTGGCTGTGTCGAGTCCATGTCCTCTTCTAGTTAATGAGACCTCGGGAGCTGTGCTTATG gtgttggcgtggttcttttttattttcattctttcATTTGTAAAGGTGATTATTGCAGTTATTCTGCGTGATGAAGGACACAGTGCTCTTGTGTGGTGTGGAGCGGTAGTTCAGATAGGCTCAATGCTGGGGGCAGTAACTATGTTCCCTTTAGTCAATGTATATGACTTATTCACTTCAGGAGACCCATGTAATAAACACTGTATATGA
- the si:ch73-196l6.5 gene encoding riboflavin transporter 2 isoform X2 — protein MSVLTHVLACLFGMGSWVTICGLWVEIPLIVSHTPEGWYLPSYLSVIVQIANIGPLFVTLMHRFRPGTLKETAVIYFIVSFGILASFLLAFFWSERVEVQGVDRSVPLLLLTFFISIVDCTSSVTFLPFMMQLKTKYLTTYYIGEGLSGLVPALVAMVQGVGVMDCVNASQILGSNETLLQHVNASDHVDYLVPQYQPANFSVEAYFFLLTAMMVVCLVAFVLLNNHPAVLKEHETKHNNAGDSISQWKTKRTEQKPMIGFHRGHDKPKSSFGTGKYSWLQVVYIYVILAWVNGLTNTLLPSVQSYSCLPYGNQAYHWSATMANVANPVACFITMFYLRRSLVLLGLLTSVGSLIGVYIMGVAVSSPCPLLVNETSGAVLMVLAWFFFIFILSFVKVIIAVILRDEGHSALVWCGAVVQIGSMLGAVTMFPLVNVYDLFTSGDPCNKHCI, from the exons ATGTCCGTCCTCACTCATGTTTTGGCCTGCCTGTTTGGCATGGGATCCTGGGTCACCATCTGTGGGCTTTGGGTGGAGATTCCTCTAATCGTTTCACATACCCCTGAGGGCTGGTATCTTCCATCCTACCTCTCCGTTATCGTCCAAATTGCCAACATCGGCCCTCTATTTGTGACGTTAATGCATCGGTTCCGTCCAGGAACTCTTAAAGAAACGGCAGTTATCTATTTTATTGTAAGTTTTGGTATTCTGGCCAGCTTCTTACTGGCGTTCTTCTGGAGCGAGAGGGTCGAAGTGCAAGGTGTGGATCGAAGCGTTCCCCTCCTGCTTCTAACCTTCTTCATCTCCATCGTGGACTGCACTTCATCTGTGACTTTCCTTCCCTTCATGATGCAGCTCAAGACAAAATATCTGACCACGTATTATATAGGAGAAGGTCTGAGCGGTCTTGTGCCAGCTCTGGTTGCGATGGTGCAGGGTGTAGGTGTCATGGATTGCGTCAATGCATCTCAGATCCTCGGATCCAATGAAACGCTGCTTCAGCATGTAAATGCATCTGATCATGTTGACTACCTTGTGCCTCAGTACCAGCCTGCCAACTTTTCAGTTGAAGCCTATTTTTTCTTGCTGACGGCCATGATGGTGGTTTGTTTGGTAGCTTTTGTACTTTTAAACAACCATCCAGCCGTGCTTAAAGAACATGAAACTAAACACAACAATGCTGGAGACTCCATATCACAATGGAAAACCAAAAGAACTGAACAGAAACCGATGATTGGTTTTCATAGGGGTCATGACAAGCCCAAGAGCAGTTTTGGGACAGGGAAGTACAGCTGGTTACAGGTGGTGTACATCTACGTTATCCTAGCCTGGGTGAACGGTCTGACAAATACTCTTCTGCCATCGGTTCAGTCATACTCATGTCTACCCTACGGAAACCAGGCTTATCACTGGTCTGCCACTATGGCGAATGTTGCCAATCCTGTGGCCTGCTTCATCACCATGTTTTATCTTCGAAG GTCTTTAGTGTTGCTGGGTCTTCTCACTTCAGTTGGGTCTCTTATTGGAGTTTACATTATGGGTGTGGCTGTGTCGAGTCCATGTCCTCTTCTAGTTAATGAGACCTCGGGAGCTGTGCTTATG gtgttggcgtggttcttttttattttcattctttcATTTGTAAAGGTGATTATTGCAGTTATTCTGCGTGATGAAGGACACAGTGCTCTTGTGTGGTGTGGAGCGGTAGTTCAGATAGGCTCAATGCTGGGGGCAGTAACTATGTTCCCTTTAGTCAATGTATATGACTTATTCACTTCAGGAGACCCATGTAATAAACACTGTATATGA